A window of Citrus sinensis cultivar Valencia sweet orange chromosome 7, DVS_A1.0, whole genome shotgun sequence contains these coding sequences:
- the LOC107174938 gene encoding uncharacterized protein LOC107174938, which produces MEVYVDDMITKSKFPKEHVEHLEETFGLLRKYKMKLNPEKCAFGVESGKFLRFMVSHRGIEANPEKIQAIVQMRSLRNLKETQSLTGRLATLHKPDASGWLVKWAIELSKFDIDSKPRAAIKAQAVSNEDRVGFSEPEVGFDQLDAVTVSNEDRAEYEVLIAGLGLAKAVKADRVKIRTDSQLVANHVSERFQPRDGKMKQYLKKVRQMMGKFEAVEVIQIPMEQNSRADILAKMVAVTDPKMPKSIPLEVKTSPSIKQNLEVMLIEQKCSWMDPIISYIRDGVLPPNKLRARKIRAQASRYTMIDGVLYRRGYTLSFIRCLDEDDADYVLREIHEGVCKNHSGARSLAHKVLRQGYFWPTMHQDAQEKTRSCGIDLIKPLPKGRGTATHAKIPYALKTDNGRQFDNHNFRDFCQNLGIELKYCSPAHLQSNGQVEVANKTIKRLLKTRLGAKKCVWVDELSGVLWAYKTTHKTATGKTPFALAFRHEAVVQIEIGMTTHRTDHFDEQENNDQMCLNPDLLTKKREQTSKRSAVYQQRVARYYNQKVNIRQFKVGDWVLRRVNQNMKDSTQGVLRPNWEGPYRVKQIVRPGAYKLVRTDGHEVKRPWKAAHLKKYFQ; this is translated from the exons ATGGAGGTGTATGTGGACGACATGATAACCAAATCAAAATTCCCGAAGGAACATGTCGAGCATCTCGAGGAGACATTTGGActtttgaggaagtataagatgaagctcaacccggaGAAGTGTGCTTTTGGGGTCGAGTCGGGCAAATTCCTCAGGTTCATGGTGAGTCATAGGGGGATCGAGGCGAATCCCGAAAAGATCCAGGCGATCGTGCAGATGAGGTCTCTTCGTAACCTGAAGGAGACGCAGAGCCTTACGGGGAGGTTGGCG ACTCTGCACAAGCCGGATGCTTCTGGTTGGCTCGTGAAGTGGGCTATAGAGTTGAGTAAGTTCGACATAGATTCCAAACCCCGAGCAGCAATAAAGGCCCAGGCAGTTAGCAATGAAGACCGGGTAGGTTTCTCAGAACCCGAAGTAGGTTTTGACCAACTGGATGCTGTAACAGTCAGCAATGAAGACCGG GCAGAATATGAAGTTTTAATAGCGGGCTTGGGATTGGCTAAGGCAGTGAAAGCGGATAGGGTGAAAATCCGAACTGATTCTCAGCTGGTTGCAAATcatgtcagtgaaagattTCAACCGAGAGATGGGAAGATGAAGCAGTACCTGAAGAAAGTCAGGCAGATGATGGGGAAGTTCGAAGCGGTtgaggtgatacaaatcccaatggagcagaatagtcgagcagaTATTCTGGCCAAGATGGTAGCTGTGACAGACCCAAAAATGCCTAAGTCGATCCCTTTGGAGGTGAAGACCAGCCCTAGCATCAAGCAGAATTTGGAGGTGATGCTGATAGAACAGAAATGCTCGTGGATGGACCCGATAATCTCATACATTAGAGACGGAGTATTACCACCAAATAAGCTACGAGCTCGGAAGATCAGAGCTCAGGCCTCAAGGTACACGATGATTGATGGGGTGCTATATCGGCGAGGATATACGCTATCGTTCATTCGGTGTTTGGATGAGGACGACGCGGACTACGTACTGAGAGAAATACATGAAGGAGTTTGCAAAAACCATTCTGGTGCGAGATCCCTTGCCCACAAGGTTctaaggcagggatatttctggccgacAATGCACCAGGATGCACAGGAGAAGACCAGGAGCTGC GGAATTGATTTGATCAAGCCATTGCCAAAGGGACGAGGAACAGCAACACATGCAAA GATCCCTTATGCCTTGAAAACAgataatggcaggcagttTGATAACCACAACTTCAGGGATTTTTGTCAAAACCTCGGGATAGAGTtgaagtattgctcgcctgctcaccTTCAGTCTAACGGACAAGTAGAAGTAGCCAATAAGACAATCAAGAGGcttttgaaaaccaggctTGGAGCAAAAAAGTGTGTATGGGTTGATGAGTTATCAGGTGTATTATGGGCATACAAGACAACCCACAAAACAGCAACTGGCAAAACTCCGTTTGCCTTGGCCTTCAGACATGAAGCGGTTGTACAAATCGAGATAGGGATGACCACGCACCGAACAGATCATTTCGATGAGCAGGAGAACAACGACCAGATGTGCTTGAATCCGGATTTGCTAACCAAGAAAAGGGAGCAAACATCGAAGCGATCAGCCGTCTACCAACAAAGGGTTGCTCGGTATTACAACCAGAAGGTGAATATACGGCAGTTCAAGGTCGGAGATTGGGTGTTAAGGAGAGTGAATCAGAACATGAAAGACTCGACTCAAGGAGTACTTAGACCAAATTGGGAGGGGCCATATAGGGTCAAGCAGATAGTTAGAcccggagcttacaagctTGTTCGCACGGATGGCCACGAGgtgaaacgcccatggaaAGCAGCGCACCTCAAGAAATATTTCCAGTAA
- the LOC107175017 gene encoding uncharacterized protein LOC107175017, producing the protein MAMADEEVDIKIGVRRILRKQLIMLVKKLLKGSTKRQRVSTSSLTGSLYIQELLNGSPIVCYDLMRMDKNGFISLCQLFKEKGWLSYSKHLTVEEKMAMFLFTISHNLRNRFIKIRFQHSGHTVHRYFHEVLSAMMKFSKEMITPPSFTDNSRGIRNTRLRQIFKDSIGAIDGTLIHACIPTDKQVPYRGRGRGECFQNVMALCDFDMIFRYVVVGWEGTAHDSRVLTETIRNSRNNFPIPPPDKYYLVDAAYSHIRGFMAPYRHVRYWLGDFRSGGRAREREEIFNHAHAKLRNVIERAFGVLKARFPILKRMAPYSFDTQRKIVVACMAIHNFLRKISVDDALFAQYENDEVELESGHGNQNHTANAINSSSMEDQNYMRQLRDEIANQLFQTSY; encoded by the exons ATGGCTATGGCTGACGAAGAAGTTGACATAAAGATTGGGGTTAGACGAATATTACGGAAACAATTGATTATgttggtaaaaaaattattgaaaggGTCGACCAAAAGGCAACGAGTATCTACATCATCTCTGACAGGTTCTCTTTACATTCAAGAACTTTTAAATGGATCACCAATAGTCTGCTATGATCTTATGCGGATGGATAAGAATGGGTTCATATCTCTATGTCAATTgttcaaagaaaaaggatggCTTTCTTATAGTAAGCATTTAACTGTTGAAGAGAAAATGGCTATGTTCTTATTTACAATTAGCCATAATCTTCGAAATCGGttcattaaaattagattCCAGCACTCAGGTCATACAGTGCATAGGTATTTTCATGAAGTACTGTCGGCAATGATGAAGTTTTCGAAAGAAATGATCACTCCTCCGTCATTTACAGATAATTCAAGAGGCATCCGTAATACTCGATTAAGGCAAATTTTTAAG GATTCAATTGGTGCAATTGATGGAACTCTTATTCATGCATGTATTCCAACTGATAAACAAGTGCCATATAGAGGTCGGGGTAGGGGAGAATGCTTTCAAAATGTAATGGCCCTTTGTGATTTTGACATGATATTTAGATATGTTGTTGTTGGATGGGAAGGAACTGCACATGATTCAAGGGTCTTAACTGAAACCATTCGTAAttcaagaaataattttcctatTCCACCGCCTG ATAAATACTATTTAGTTGATGCAGCATATTCACATATAAGAGGTTTCATGGCACCATACCGTCATGTGCGTTATTGGTTAGGTGACTTTCGTAGTGGCGGTCGAGCTAGAGAAAGGGAGGAAATATTCAATCATGCCCATGCTAAATTGAGAAATGTTATTGAACGTGCTTTTGGTGTGCTAAAGGCCCGTTTTCCAATACTAAAAAGGATGGCACCATACTCATTTGATACACAGAGAAAAATAGTGGTGGCATGCATGGCgattcataattttcttcGAAAAATATCAGTGGATGATGCATTATTTGCTcaatatgaaaatgatgaagttGAGCTAGAAAGTGGTCATGGCAATCAAAACCACACAGCTAATGCTATCAACTCCTCAAGTATGGAAGATCAAAATTACATGCGACAACTTCGAGATGAAATTGCAAATCAACTGTTTCAAACATCttattag
- the LOC102628657 gene encoding L10-interacting MYB domain-containing protein-like, with translation MSSQGERANWTDPTYRKYFIDLCMREANNGNRSGATLKPTAWNRISQELKTLTGKSITPKQLKNGWDYMKRQYLTWLKLTMTIGHGYNSTTRTFDWPPERWEEYLKKYPEAKQFRNKPLANAEELVALFSGAVATGAYNWSSGMEGIPEMGNLSSMLSETPINVEDNDCEVKTPDSYTNVDEPLSDDMQRCKKKQKKSKSDETREDINKLVAVLEKTDDKGPSITQCMPILRKLLTYDNPMYYVATNALCNKREYRELWMGMECDEERIGWIYSLPKGP, from the exons ATGTCGTCACAAGGGGAGAGAGCAAATTGGACTGATCCAACTTAtaggaaatattttattgatctCTGCATGCGTGAAGCAAACAATGGAAATAGATCTGGGGCAACCTTGAAGCCTACTGCTTGGAATAGGATTTCTCAAGAACTGAAAACATTGACAGGAAAATCTATTACCCCGAAACAACTTAAAAATGGATGGGATTATATGAAAAGGCAATACCTCACATGGCTGAAATTAACAATGACAATAGGACATGGTTACAATTCTACAACTCGTACTTTTGATTGGCCACCTGAAAGATGGGAAGAATACTTGAag AAATATCCAGAAGCTAAACAATTTCGCAATAAACCTTTAGCAAATGCTGAAGAGTTGGTGGCATTGTTCTCAGGTGCAGTAGCAACAGGAGCTTATAACTGGAGTTCTGGAATGGAAGGGATACCAGAAATGGGGAATCTATCATCGATGCTATCTGAAACTCCAATTAACGTAGAAGATAATGATTGTGAGGTAAAAACACCAGATTCATACACCAATGTGGATGAACCGCTTTCCGATGACATGCAAAGGtgtaaaaagaaacaaaagaaaagcaaatcGGATGAAACTCGCGAAGATATCAACAAATTAGTGGCTGTATTAGAGAAGACCGATGACAAAGGACCTTCAATTACTCAGTGCATGCCGATTTTGAGAAAGCTACTAACTTATGACAATCCCATGTATTATGTGGCTACTAATGCACTCTGCAATAAGAGAGAGTATCGAGAACTATGGATGGGCATGGAGTGTGATGAAGAACGAATTGGATGGATTTATAGTTTACCAAAAGGGCCTTAA
- the LOC107174971 gene encoding uncharacterized protein LOC107174971: MTLYRARAKARLEVFEDHSKGYQKLFQYAAAIQKVDLGAICKVLCDVVSIPDKVLFQRFFVSFPAQKNAFLNGYRPFIEVDGCHLKGKYGGVLLAAVGMDANNGIVPLALCVCEIENTESCGWFMEHLHNYLDDGRLVTFISDKQKGLINAIANTWPTAYHRACIRHVYANFSKLFVGSQLKQLFWRAAKSSNKHDFNETMAEIKTEKEAAYQWLEKELLWYNWSMHTYDRNCMVDRTDNNTSECFKSWILAYRDRPCLTILEEIRCRLMKRFTKRKNEAATWKSPLTPKEVAGLPCAHAMAAMGYARHEVQEYEVVQEKLLKLEQRKERLDLAVDMLEQEDEQLRHEQNGSKLDF, from the exons ATGACATTGTATAGGGCCAGAGCGAAGGCAAGACTTGAGGTATTTGAGGATCATTCCAAGGGATATCAAAAACTGTTTCAGTATGCTGCAGCTATTCAGAAAGTTGATCTAGGAGCAATTTGCAAAGTGTTGTGTGATGTTGTCTCTATACCTGACAAAGTTTTATTCCAAAggttttttgtttcctttcctGCACAGAAAAATGCTTTTCTCAATGGCTATAGGCCTTTTATTGAAGTGGATGGATGTCACCTGAAGGGTAAGTATGGTGGAGTGCTATTAGCTGCCGTTGGTATGGATGCTAACAATGGGATTGTTCCGTTGGCATTATGTGTTTGTGAAATTGAGAATACAGAGTCATGCGGCTGGTTTATGGAGCACCTGCATAATTACTTGGATGATGGCAGACTAGTGACATTTATCAGTGACAAACAAAAGGGACTTATTAATGCAATTGCAAATACATGGCCTACTGCCTATCATAGGGCATGTATTAGGCATGTTTATGCAAATTTTTCTAAGTTGTTTGTTGGTTCACAGTTGAAACAACTATTTTGGAGGGCTGCTAAGAGTAGTAACAAGCATGATTTCAACGAGACAATGGCAGAGATCAAGACTGAAAAAGAAGCTGCATATCAGTGGTTGGAAAAAGAGCTTTTGTGGTATAATTGGTCGATGCATACGTATGACAGAAATTGTATGGTAGATCGAACTGATAATAACACATCAGAATGCTTCAAAAGCTGGATATTAGCTTATCGAGACAGACCTTGCTTGACAATACTTGAAGAAATCAGATGTAGACTTATGAAACGGTttacaaagagaaaaaatgaagCAGCCACTTGGAAAAGCCCTTTGACGCCTAAG GAAGTTGCTGGCCTCCCTTGTGCACATGCTATGGCTGCCATGGGATATGCAAGACATGAAGTTCAGGA ATACGAAGTGGTCCAGGAGAAACTTTTGAAGCtagaacaaagaaaagaaaggctGGATCTAGCGGTGGACATGCTGGAACAAGAGGACGAACAACTTCGGCATGAGCAAAATGGAAGTAAACTTGACTTTTAA